The sequence TTCATGGGGATCATGTACAACGACTACGGGGCCCGCCTGCAGCCGCCGCCGCCGGAGTTCGAGGGATTCGTCGGCCAGGGAAGCGCGGCCAGCGTCGCCTCGGGCCGGCTGTCGTACACCTTCGGTCTCCAGGGACCGGCGATCACCGTCGACACCGCCTGCTCGTCGTCGCTGGTCGCGGTCCATCTCGCCGCCCGGGCGCTGCGCAACGGCGAGTGCACCCTGGCGCTGGCCGGCGGGGTCACCGTGATGGCGACACCGCAGGTGTTCGTCGGCTTCAGCCGTCAGCGTGGCGTGTCCGCGGACGGCCGGTGCAAGGCCTTCGCCGCCGGCGCCGACGGCACCGGCTGGGGCGAGGGCGTCGGCGTCCTGCTGCTCGAACGGCTCTCCGACGCCCAGGCCAACGGCCACCAGGTGCACGCGGTGCTGCGGGGCAGCGCGGTCAACCAGGACGGCACGACCAGCCAGCTGTCCGCGCCGAACGGGCCGTCGCAGCGCCGTGTGATCGCCGCCGCGCTGGCGGACGCGGACCTGGAGCCCCACGACATCGACGTGGTCGAGGCGCACGGCACCGGCACGCCACTGGGCGACCCGATCGAGGCGCAGGCGCTGCTGGCCGCCTACGGAAAGCGGCCGGCCGGCGCGGCGCCGCTGTGGCTCGGGACGGTGAAGTCGAACATCGGGCACACCCAGGCCGCCGCCGGGGTCGCCGGGATCATCAAGATGGTGCTGGCGCTGCGGCACGGGATCATCCCGCGGACGCTGCACGTCGACCAGCCGTCGCCGGCCGTCGACTGGGAGGCGGGCGCCGTGCGCCCCGTGCTGGACACCATCGAGTGGCCGCGGACCGGACGCCCGCGGCGGGCGGCGGTGTCGTCCTTCGGGTTCAGCGGCACGAACGCGCACGTGGTCCTCGAGCAGGCGCCGGACGACGTGAACCGGCCGCGGCCGGCGCCGATCGGGGCCGCCGGGCCAGGACCAGCCCCGGCCCAGCGCTCGTGGCGCGGCCCGATCCCCGCGCAGCGGGCGGCCGGCACCACCCGGGACCCGGCCACGCCACGCCCGGGCGACGCGGAGCGGGACCTGCCCGTGCTGCCGTGGGTGCTGTCGGCGCGGACCCCTGGCGCGCTGCGGACCATGGCCTCCCGCCTGAGCGACGCCATTCAGGACGACGCCCTTCAGGATGACGCCGGCTGGGACGGGCCAGGCTGGCCGGACACGGCGACCGAGGGCGTGACCGCGCTGGACGTCGGGCACGCGCTGGCGTCGACCCGCTCGTTGTTCCGCCACCGGGCCGTCGTGCTGGCCAGGGACCGGGCGGGCTTCCTGGACGGGCTGCGCGCCTGCGCCGACGACGTGCCGGCGGCCGAGCTGGTGCGGGGCTCGGCCCTCGGCGGGCGCACCGCCTTCGTCTTCCCGGGCCAGGGATCGCAGTGGGACGAGATGGCCGTGGCGCTGCTGCGCACCGAGCCGGTGTTCCGCGACCAGCTGCACGAATGCGCCGCGGCGCTCGCCCCCTACGTCGACTGGTCGCTGCTGGACGTCGTCGCGGGAGTGCCGGGGGCACCGGCGCTGTCCCGGGTCGACGTGGTCCAGCCGACGCTGTTCGCCGTCATGGTGGCGCTCGCTCAGACGTGGCAGTCCTACGGGGTGCGCCCCGACGCCGTCGTCGGCCATTCTCAGGGCGAGATCGCCGCCGCCTGTGTGTCCGGCGCGCTGTCGCTGCCCGACGCGGCCAAGGTCGTCGCGCTGCGCAGCGCCGCGATCGCCCAGCTGGCCGGCACCGGTGGGATGACCTCGGTCGCGCTCGCCCAGGCCCCGGCGAGGGAGCTGATCGACCGCTGGCCGGACCGGCTCGCCGTCGCCGCGGTCAACGGCCCGAGCTCGGTCGTGGTCGCCGGAGATCTTGACGCGCTGGCGGACCTCGAGGCGGCCTGCGCCCGCTCGGACGTCAGGGCCCGCCGGATCGACGTCGACTACGCCTCGCACACGCCGGCCGTCGAGGCCATCCGCGACGAGCTGCTCGACGTGCTGGGCGACATCCGCGCGCGCCGGGGCGAGGTCGCCTTCTACTCCTCGCTGACCGGCGACCGGGTCGACGGCACGGCGCTCGGCGCCGACTACTGGTACCGCTCGCTGCGCGCCTCCGTCGCCTTCGAGTCGGCGACCCGGGCGCTGGTCCGGGACGGCCATCTGGTGTTCGTGGAGTCGAGCCCGCACCCGGTGCTGACCGGCAGCGTCGCGCACACGCTGGACAGCGCCGAGGTCACCGGGGTGACCCTCGGTACCCTGCGGCGCGGGCACGGCGATGGTGCCCAGTTCCGCCAGGCGCTCGCCCAGGCCCACGTCCACGGCGTCCCGGTGGACTGGGAGGCCGTCTTCGACGGTCTGGGCGGCGACGGCGCCGCGCGGGCCGCCGACGGCGCAGGCGACGCGGCCGCGGCCGGGGACGGCCACGGACCGGCGGTGCCCACCCGGCGCCATGTCCGGCTGCCGGGGTATCCGTTCGAGCACCGCCGGTACTGGATCGACACGCCGGCGCAGGTCACCGACGTGGCGGAGCTCGGGCTGCGGCCCGCCGGCCACCCCCTGCTCGCGGCCTCGGTGGAACCGGCCACCCAGGTGGCGGGAGGCGGCGACGCCGGCCCCGACGCCGAGGGCGCGGGGGCGGGGCTGGCGCCCGGCGCCGGCCGGGTGCTCAGCGGACGGCTCTCGCCCCGGACGCAGCCCTGGCTGGCCGAGCACGTCGTCCTGGGCACGCCGGTGCTCGCCGGGACGGTGTTCGTCGACCTGGCGCTGTCCGTCGGCCGCCAGGTGGGCTGCGCGATCCTGGACGAGCTGACTCCGCAGGTACCGCTGACGGTGCCGGACGACGGGGTCGATCTGCAGCTGGTGCTCACCGAGGCCGACGACCGGGGCCGGCGGCGCCTGAGCGCCTACTCCCGACCGGACGCCGAGCACGGGTGGACACGGCACGCGGTGGCCGTGCTCGCCCCCGGCCTTCCGCTCGACGCGCCCGCCGGGCCGCGCCCGGCCGACGGGCTGGCGCCCGGCCGCGACGCGTGGCCACCCGAGGGAGCCGTCCCGATCGAGCTCGACGGCATCTACGCGGAGCTGGCCGACCAGGGGTACGACTACGGGCCGTCCTACCAGGGGCTGAGGGCCGCCTGGCGCGTCGGCGACGAGCTGTGGGGCGAGGTCAGGCTGCCGGCGGGCCTGGTCGGGACGGGCTTCGCACTGCACCCGGCGCTCCTCGACGCCGCGCTGCACCTGCCGCTCGCGGCGGCGACGCGCGACCCGGACACGGCCGGTCCGCCACCGCGCCGGATGCCGTTCGCCTGGAGCGGCGTCGCCGTGGCGGCCGGCGCGGCGCGGTCCGCCCGGGTGCGGATCCGGAGCGCCGGGCCGGACACGGTCACGGTCAGCCTGTTCGACGAGCAGATGGCGCCGATCGCCCAGGTCGCGTCGCTGGTCACCCGGGACATGGCCGCGTTCGCGCCGCGCCCGAGCGATCAGCTCTACCACGTCCGCTGGCAGCCGACCACGAGGCCCGAGCCGGCGGCGGCCGGCCCCGCCGAAGACGCCGCCGCCCCGCCGGCCCTGGTGGGCCCGGCCGACGGCGAGCTGCGCGGGCTGCTGTCCACGGGGGCGTACCCGGACCTCGACGCGCTGGGGGACGCGCTGGCCGCCGGCGCCGGCCCACCGGAGCTCATCGTCGTCACCTCGGGCGCGTTCCCCGGCCACGGGGCCGACGATCTCCCCGGTGACGTTCACGCGACGGCCCGCCGGGTGCTCCAGGTTGTCCAGGGGTGGCTCGGCGACGAGCGCCTCGCCGGGAGCCGGCTGGTGGTCGTGACGCGGGGTGCCGTCGCCGCCGGGCCAGCGGACGCCGTCGAGGACCTGCCCGGCGCCGCGCTGTGGGGCCTGATCCGCGCGGCTCAGGCGGAGCACCCGGGCCGGCTGCTGCTCGTCGACCTCGACGACAGCCTCTCCTCCGGCGCGGCGCTGGCCGCCGCCCTGCGAGCGGGTGGCGACGACGAGCCGCAGCTCGCGCTGCGCGCCGGGCACTGGCTGGTCCCCCGGCTCGCGCGGGTCCGGACGGACAGCGCCGCCGGCACGGCCGACGACACCGCCGGCTCGGCGCACAGCGACCAGACGAACGGCGACCCGGCGGCCGGGCCCGGCTCGCCGCGGCGCCCGTTCGGCCCGGACGGCACCGTCCTCGTGACCGGCGGGACGGGAACCCTCGGCGCGCTGATCGCCCGCCACCTCGTCACCGCGCACGGCGTGCGACACCTTCTGCTGGTGAGCCGGAGCGGGCCGGCGGCCGCGCGGGCCACGGCGGTCCACGAGGAGCTGACCGCGCTCGGCGCCGACGTCCGGATCGCCGCCTGCGACCCCGTCGACCCCGCGGCGCTGGCCGCGCTGCTCGCCACCGTGGCGCCCCAGCCGCCGGTCCGCGCGGTGGTGCACGCCGCCGGCGTCCTCGACGACGCCACGATCACCGCGCTGACCGCGCGGCAGCTCGACGCCGTGCTGCGCCCGAAGGTCGACGCCGCCTGGCACCTGCACCAGGCGACCCGCGAGCTCGACCTCGACGCGTTCGTCCTGTTCTCCTCGGCGGCCGGCACGATCGGCCATGCCGGCCAGGCGAACTACGCGGGCGCGAACACCTTCCTCGACGCGCTCGCGCACCATCGCCGCGGCCGCGGGCTGCCGGCGACCTCCCTGGTCTGGGGCGTCTGGGAGCAGGCTGCGGCAGCCCTGGGCGAGCACGGCGCGAGCGCCGTCGAGGCGCTGCGCAACAGGACCGGGCTGACCCCTATCGCCCTGGACGACGGGCTGGCGATGTTCGACGCCGCGATCGAGGCCAGGGCGGGCTCCGGTCCCGGCGCGACGCTCCCGGTCGTGATGCCCGCGAACCTGAGCCTGGCCGCGCTGCGCCGACAGGCCGGGGCGGGCCTGCTCGCGCCGATCATGCGCGCGCTGGTGCCCACCGCCCGGCCGCCCGGGGAGAGCGGTCCGGCCGAGGCCGGCTTCGCGGACGGGCCCGGCGACCGGCGCGGGTGGGCCCGCCGCCTCGACGGGGAGTCAGCGGATGACCGCCGCGCCATCCTCGCCCGCCTGGTGCGCGCCCACGTCGCGGCCGTGCTCGGCCACGTCACGGCGGACGACGTCGACGAGGACACCGCCTTCCGCGACCTCGGCTTCGACTCGCTGACCGCCGTGCAGCTGCGCAACGAGGTGAGCGCCGCCAGCGGCCTCACCCTGCCGGCGTCGCTCGTGTTCGACCATCCGACTCCGCGGGCGCTCGCCGCCTACCTCGACGGCGAGCTCGCGGGGGATGTGGCCGCCGCGGCCGTCCTGCTGGCCGATCTCGACCGGTTCGACGCCGCGCTTGACGCCCTGCCCGACACACCGGAGCGCGCCGCGGTCACCGCCCGGCTCGACGCGCTGCACTGGAAATGGGCCGCGGCCCAGGACGCGGACGACGACGCCGACGCCGACCTCGCGTCGGCGACCGACGACGAGATCTTCCGCGTCATCGACGACGAGCTCGGAATCTCCTAGCCCCGACCTGAGGACAGTCGACCAGACTCATGAATCCCGACGCACCCGAGCAGAAGCTGCGTGACTACCTCCGCAAGGTGACCGGCGAGCTGCGGCAGACCCGCCGTCTGCTGCTGGACGCCGAGGCCGCCAGGAACGAGCCGATCGCCGTCGTCGGCATGGGCTGCCGCTATCCCGGCGGGATCCGCGGCCCGGCGGACCTGTGGCGGGTCGTCCGCGACGAGGTCGACGCCATCTCGGCCTTCCCCACCGACCGGGGCTGGGATCCGGATCTCTACGACCCCGACCCCGAACGGCCAGGGCACAGCTATGCCAGGACCGGTGGCTTCCTGCCCGACGCGGACCGGTTCGACGCGGCGTTCTTCGGCATCAGCCCCCGCGAGGCGCTGGCGATGGACCCGCAGCAGCGGCTCGCGCTGGAGGTGTCCTGGGAGACGTTCGAGCACGCCGGCGTCGACCCGCGGTCGCTGCGCGGCGGCGACACCGGCGTCTACATCGGGACGAACGACCAGGACTACGCCGTGCTCGCGGCCGCGGGACCGGACGACGTCGACGGGTACGTCGGCACCGGCAACCTGCCCGCGGTGATCTCGGGCCGGGTCGCCTACACGCTGGGCCTGCACGGGCCGGCCGTGACCGTGGGCACCGCGTGCTCGTCGTCGCTCGTGGCGCTGCACCTGGCGGTGCGGGCGCTGCGCGGCACGGAGTGCTCGCTGGCGCTGGCCGGCGGGGTGGACGTGATGGCCACCCCTACGGTGTTCGTCGAGTTCAGCCGGCAACGCGGTCTCGCCCCCGACGGCCGCTGCAAGTCGTTCGCCGCCGCGGCCGACGGCACCGGCTTCGCCGAGGGGTGCGGCCTGCTGCTGCTGGAGCGGCTGTCCGACGCGGAACGCAACGGGCACGTCGTCCACGCCGTCATCCGCGGCTCGGCGGTGAACTCCGACGGCGGGAGCAACGGTCTCACGGCGCCGAGCGGACCGGCGCAGCGCCGGGTAATCCAACAGGCACTGGCCGACGCGCGGCTGGCCGCGACCGACGTCGACCTCGTCGAGGCCCACGGCACCGGGACGACCCTGGGTGACCCGATCGAGGCGCAGGCGATCCTCGCGACGTACGGCAGCGGCCGGGCCGCCGACCGGCCGGTCCGCCTTGGGTCGATCAAGTCGAACATCGGGCACGCGCAGGCCGCGGCCGGGGTCGCGGGAATCATCAAGATGACGGAGTCGATGCGGCACGGCGTCATGCCGAGGACGCTGCACGTGGACGCACCGACGCCGCACGTCGACTGGAGCGCGGGGGCGGTCTCCCTGCTCTCCGAGGCGTGTCCGTGGCCAGAGCTGGACCGGCCGCGCCGCGCCGCGGTCTCGTCCTTCGGCATCAGCGGCACGAACGCCCACGTCGTCCTGGAGGCGCCGGGGGGCGGCCCGGCGGACGAGGACCCGCGGGACGCGGACTGCGGCGAGCCGGCGGGCGAGGGTGGGGCGAGCCCGTCGACCTGGCTGCTCTCGGCCAGGAGCGGGACGGCGCTGCGGGAGCAGGCGGTCCGGCTCCACGAGCGGGTCGCGGCGGACCCCCGGCTGCGGCCCGCCGACGTCGCCTGGACGCTGGCCACCACCCGAGCCCGGTTCGAGCACCGGGCGGCGCTCGTCGCGACCGGACGTGACGAGCTGCTGGCCAGCCTGGCCGCGCTCGGGCGTGACGACCCGGCACCGGCGCTGCTGCGCGGACGGGCTGGTAGCTCCCGCGCCGGCGCCGTGGCCGT is a genomic window of Pseudofrankia inefficax containing:
- a CDS encoding type I polyketide synthase codes for the protein MTNEEKLRGYLKRVTADLYQARQQLRDTHNTHHEPIAIIGIGCRYPGNTNTPEQLWNLLNTGTDAITPFPTNRGWNTHHLYHPDPDHPHTTTTTHGGFLHDADQFDPTFFNLSPREAQAMDPQQRLLLETTWHTLEHAHIPPEHLRATPTGVFMGIMYNDYGARLQPPPPEFEGFVGQGSAASVASGRLSYTFGLQGPAITVDTACSSSLVAVHLAARALRNGECTLALAGGVTVMATPQVFVGFSRQRGVSADGRCKAFAAGADGTGWGEGVGVLLLERLSDAQANGHQVHAVLRGSAVNQDGTTSQLSAPNGPSQRRVIAAALADADLEPHDIDVVEAHGTGTPLGDPIEAQALLAAYGKRPAGAAPLWLGTVKSNIGHTQAAAGVAGIIKMVLALRHGIIPRTLHVDQPSPAVDWEAGAVRPVLDTIEWPRTGRPRRAAVSSFGFSGTNAHVVLEQAPDDVNRPRPAPIGAAGPGPAPAQRSWRGPIPAQRAAGTTRDPATPRPGDAERDLPVLPWVLSARTPGALRTMASRLSDAIQDDALQDDAGWDGPGWPDTATEGVTALDVGHALASTRSLFRHRAVVLARDRAGFLDGLRACADDVPAAELVRGSALGGRTAFVFPGQGSQWDEMAVALLRTEPVFRDQLHECAAALAPYVDWSLLDVVAGVPGAPALSRVDVVQPTLFAVMVALAQTWQSYGVRPDAVVGHSQGEIAAACVSGALSLPDAAKVVALRSAAIAQLAGTGGMTSVALAQAPARELIDRWPDRLAVAAVNGPSSVVVAGDLDALADLEAACARSDVRARRIDVDYASHTPAVEAIRDELLDVLGDIRARRGEVAFYSSLTGDRVDGTALGADYWYRSLRASVAFESATRALVRDGHLVFVESSPHPVLTGSVAHTLDSAEVTGVTLGTLRRGHGDGAQFRQALAQAHVHGVPVDWEAVFDGLGGDGAARAADGAGDAAAAGDGHGPAVPTRRHVRLPGYPFEHRRYWIDTPAQVTDVAELGLRPAGHPLLAASVEPATQVAGGGDAGPDAEGAGAGLAPGAGRVLSGRLSPRTQPWLAEHVVLGTPVLAGTVFVDLALSVGRQVGCAILDELTPQVPLTVPDDGVDLQLVLTEADDRGRRRLSAYSRPDAEHGWTRHAVAVLAPGLPLDAPAGPRPADGLAPGRDAWPPEGAVPIELDGIYAELADQGYDYGPSYQGLRAAWRVGDELWGEVRLPAGLVGTGFALHPALLDAALHLPLAAATRDPDTAGPPPRRMPFAWSGVAVAAGAARSARVRIRSAGPDTVTVSLFDEQMAPIAQVASLVTRDMAAFAPRPSDQLYHVRWQPTTRPEPAAAGPAEDAAAPPALVGPADGELRGLLSTGAYPDLDALGDALAAGAGPPELIVVTSGAFPGHGADDLPGDVHATARRVLQVVQGWLGDERLAGSRLVVVTRGAVAAGPADAVEDLPGAALWGLIRAAQAEHPGRLLLVDLDDSLSSGAALAAALRAGGDDEPQLALRAGHWLVPRLARVRTDSAAGTADDTAGSAHSDQTNGDPAAGPGSPRRPFGPDGTVLVTGGTGTLGALIARHLVTAHGVRHLLLVSRSGPAAARATAVHEELTALGADVRIAACDPVDPAALAALLATVAPQPPVRAVVHAAGVLDDATITALTARQLDAVLRPKVDAAWHLHQATRELDLDAFVLFSSAAGTIGHAGQANYAGANTFLDALAHHRRGRGLPATSLVWGVWEQAAAALGEHGASAVEALRNRTGLTPIALDDGLAMFDAAIEARAGSGPGATLPVVMPANLSLAALRRQAGAGLLAPIMRALVPTARPPGESGPAEAGFADGPGDRRGWARRLDGESADDRRAILARLVRAHVAAVLGHVTADDVDEDTAFRDLGFDSLTAVQLRNEVSAASGLTLPASLVFDHPTPRALAAYLDGELAGDVAAAAVLLADLDRFDAALDALPDTPERAAVTARLDALHWKWAAAQDADDDADADLASATDDEIFRVIDDELGIS